The DNA segment GCCGAAGCCGCAGGAACCGACCAAGCATCAGTACGATTACGATGTTGCGACGGTCTATGGCTTCCTCAAGACCTACGGTCTGGAAAACGAGGTGAAGGTCAATATCGAGCAGGGTCATGCGATCCTGGCCGGCCATTCCTTCGAGCACGAGCTGGCGCTGGCCAACGCGTTCGGCATTTTCGGTTCGATCGACATGAACCGCAACGACTACCAGTCCGGCTGGGATACCGACCAGTTCCCCAACAACGTTCCGGAAATGGCGCTGGCTTATTACCAGGTCCTGTCCGGTGGCGGTTTCAAGACCGGCGGTACCAATTTCGATTCCAAGCTGCGCCGGCAGTCGATCGATCCGGAAGACCTGCTGATCGGCCATATCGGTGGCATGGATTGCTGCGCCCGGGGCCTGCGCGCCGCCGCCAAGATGGTCGAGGACAAGGCACTTTCCGGCCCGCTCGATGCACGCTACGCCGGCTGGAAATCGGCAGAAGGGCAGAAGCGCCTGACCAGCATGTCGTTGGACGAGATCACGGCCTATGTCGAAAAGACCGATCTCAACCCGCAGCCGAAATCCGGCAAGCAGGAATTGCTCGAAAACGTTGTCAACCGCTACGTCTAAGCGGACACGCGACGTTTGTTCCATAAGCATTGAAAGGGCGCCGGTAGCGCCCTTTCACGATCTCGAATGTCGAGCGGGTTCGCGCTGCATCATATGCAGAGCATGAGCGCAGATGAATTCCAGGCAGGTCCTGCCGTATGATGCGGTCTCAACAACGGCTGGGCTCGATGAATGGTTGTAGCGTCAATCGGCGGACAATCTCGGTCACTTTGTCGCATTTTTGAGAAAATAGGCCAGAAAAACAGGTTGTTACCCCTCTTTGGCTTCGACAAAAACGAGCGCTCTTAAAGGCATTGTTAACGATGCCCGCCTAATTCTCCGGTTACGCCTTAGACCATCTGCCGGCATGACGCCGATCGCGCAGCGCGCATGCCTTTCCCCGTTTCGATTTAGGATGCTCCCATATGTCTGCGCCCGTTTCCACGACCAAACACCTCAATGAACGTCTCGATTTCGTTGGGCTCGCCGGCGAAGAGCGTGCTGCTCTCGTGCGGGCACGGCCAACCATTTCCGCCTCGCTCGATGGCGCGCTCGACACGTTCTACGCGAAGGCGACCGTCCATCCGGAAACGGCGAAGTTCTTTTCCAGCGAAGCGCATGTGAAAAGCGCCAAGACCCGGCAGGTTCGCCACTGGGACCAGATCGCCTCCGGCGCCTTCGATGATAAATATGTCGATGCCGTCACGGCGATCGGCAAGACGCATGCGCGTCTCGGGCTGGAGCCGCGCTGGTATATTGGCGGTTACGCGCTGATCATGGAATCGATCATCAAGGCCGTTGTCGAAAAACATCTTGAGGGCTTCCTCTACAAGAAGAAGGCGAAGGATATCACGCTTGAAGTGACCGCGATCATGAAGGCGGCCTTCGTGGATATGGATTATGCCATCTCCGTCTATCTCGATGCGCTGCAGGAGCAGCGCGCGATCGGTGACGCCGAGCGCAAGACGCTCTCGGCACAGCAGGACGAAGCGCTGTCGGCACTTGACCGTTCGCTGACCGGCCTTGCCAAGGGCGATCTGACCGCCACGATGAACGCTGATATTGCCCCGCAGTTCGACGGCCTGAAAACCAACTTCAATTCGGCGCTCGGTACGCTCGATACCGCGCTGAGCTCCATTGTTCTTGCCGCCGACGAAACCTCCGGCAATGCGGGTGAACTGGTCACGGCTGTTGATGACATGGCCCGCCGCACCGAACAGCAGGCCGCATCGCTCGAACAGACGGCTGCAGCGCTGGAAGAAATCACCACGATTTCCAAGGAAGCGGCTCAGCGCACCGAGGAAGCCCGCCGCGTCGTCGGTCATGCCACCGCAGAGGCGCATAAATCCGGCGCGGTGGTCGAGCAGGCCGTCAGCGCCATGAGCGCGATCGAGGATTCCTCGCGCCGGATCACGCAGATCATCAGTGTTATCGACCAGATCTCGTTCCAGACCAATCTTCTCGCGCTCAATGCCGGCGTTGAAGCCGCCCGCGCCGGCGATGCCGGCAAGGGGTTTGCAGTCGTCGCCCAGGAAGTGCGCGAACTCGCGCAGAAATCGGCCGATGCGGCCAAGGAGATCAAGGGGTTGATCGACAAGTCATTCGAGGATGTGCTCAGAGGCGTTTCGCTGGTTAACCAGACGGGCGATGCGCTGCGCACCATCGGCGAGCAGGTCACCCATATCAATGGCCATATCGATGCGATTGCAGGCTCTGCACGGGAACAGGCAATCGGGATCACCGAGATCAACACGGCCGTCACCGGCATGGACCAGATGACCCAGCAGAATGCCGCGATGGTCGAACAGACCAATGCCGCGACCCACAACCTGATGCGCGTCAGCAGCAACCTGAAGGCTTTGGCCGATCAGTTCACGGTGTCGGGCGGGCGGCGTGCGCCCACGCTCGTTCGCCAGCGCAACGAACGGCGCTACGCTTAAGAGCCTTGTTGATCGTACGAGGCTCTCACGGATTTCAGCCATGGAGCGTCAGGCCGCAAGGCTCAGCGCTTCGTCCATTTCGGGGAAGGGGCCGCAACCGAGTTGCGCACGACGAGGTCGGGCCGCAGCAGGATTTCGGTTTCCGGCGGCTGGCCGTCGGACAGAAGTTCCAGCAACAGCGCCATCGCGTGTTTGCCGATCGCCGTTCGCGGCTGGCGGATCGTGGTCAGTGCCGGCGACATGAAGCTTGCCTGCGGCACATCGTCAAAGCCGGTCACGGAAAAATCGCGCGGGATATCATAGCCGCGCGCGCCAAGCCCGATCATCACGCCGATCGCCGTCTGGTCGTTGACGCACATGAAGGCCGTCGGCAGCGTGTCACGCATGAACAGCTGCTCGACCGCCAGCCGGCCGCTTTCGATCGTGCCGTCGCCTTCAAAGACAATGCGCTGATCGGCGCTGACATTGGCTGCGTCAAGTCCCGCTTCATAACCGATCCGGCGGCGGCTATAGGCAAGCCGGGTGCGGGAATCACCGATGAAGGCGATCTTGCGATGGCCTTCGGCGATCAGCAGATCGATCACCTTGCGGGCACCCTCGGTATCATCGACGCCGACATAGGGAATGCCGCCATTGAAAACCGGCTCGAACACGCCGACGCTGGGCGGCAGCCTCGCCGTCATCGACTGGTGGCCGAAGGGCAGGATGCCGGTAAACAGGATCAGCCCGGCAGCCTGGTTCGAATTGAGGAATTTCAGATATTCCAGCCCGCGCTGGGCGTCATTTTGCGTATGGCCGATCAGCACGCCGTATCCATGCGAGCGCGCCTCGTTTTCCAGGCCGACGAGAATATTGGAGAAATTCGGGTCGCCGATATCCGGCGCCACGACGAGAATCATGTTGGAACGGCCGAGCCTGAGGCTGCGCGCCATGGCATTGGTCGTGTAGCCGGTAATGGCGATCGCTTGACTGACTTTCAACCGCGTCGAATTGGCAACCTTTTCCGGCATATGGATGGCGCGCGACACCGTTGCGATCGACACTTCCGCGATCCGGGCGACGTCTTCAATGGTTGCCGGCGTGGAATTCGACACTGCGCTCTGCCTTGGATTTTAGTCTCGGCGGGACACTACACAGACTTACCCGGAGGTCAAAGCCTGCTCGAAGAATTTCTCAGTTATGCCCTGATGTAAACCTTTACATGGTCAATGTAAAGGTTTACATAGCTTTTAAGCGGATGGGAGCCGCAGGGAGGAATTCATGAGTTCGCAGACCAGCGGCGCCAGTGACGGCGCGGTCGTGCTATCTGCACGGCGCATCAGCAAGTCGTTTAACGGCGTGCAGGTCCTGTTCAGCGTCGATTTCGATCTGCGTGCCGGCGAAATTCATGCCCTGATGGGGGAAAATGGGGCCGGCAAGTCCACGCTCGTCAAGATCCTTTCCGGTTTCGAGCAGCCGACATCCGGCGAAATCATCCTCGATGGACAGCCGGTCAAGCTGCCGCCGAACGGTGCGGCTGAAGCGCTTGGCATCGTCATCATTCACCAGGAATTCAATCTTGCAGAGCATCTGACCGTCACCGAGAGCCTGTTTCTCGGCCGCGAAGTCACGCGTTTCGGCGTGCTCGACCGCAAGTTCATGCGGGCTGAAACGCGCCGTGTTCTCGATCTGCTCGGGTCGCATGTGGACGAAAACGCGATGATCAGTTCGCTGTCGATCGCCGACAAGCAGATGGTCGAGATCGCCAAGGCAATCAGCCGCGATGCCCGTGTCGTCTTCATGGACGAGCCGACTGCAGTTCTGTCCCGCGATGAAACCAATTTCCTGTTCAAGCAGGTGCGCAAGCTGCGCGACCAGGGCACCAGCTTTGTCTTCGTGTCGCACAAGCTTGACGAGGTCATGGAGCTGACCGACCGCGTCACCGTGCTGCGTGACGGCCAATGGATCAAGACCTCGCCGACATCGATCCTCGACGGCGAATCGATTGCCCAGCTGATGGTTGGTCGCGAGCTTTCCAAGCTTTATCCGGCCAAGCGCGAACCCGATGTTGATGAGGAGGTCGTGCTGAGCGTCGATGCGCTCTCGACCGGTTATGTGAAGGACGCGACTTTCGAGGTTCGCAAGGGCGAAATCCTCGGCTTTTCCGGGATGATCGGCTCCGGCCGCACGGAGCTGATGGAGGCGATTGCGGGTTTGAGGTCGCGCGCGTCGGGAGAGGTGATTATTCGCGGCGAGACGGTTCCGTCAGGCGATGTGCATGCCGCCAACCGGCGCGGGCTTGCCTATATGACCAAGGACCGCAAGTCGAAGGGCCTGCTGCTCAATTCGCGCATGACTGCCAATCTGACGCTGCAGTCGCTCGAAAACCACGGCAAGCTGGGTTACCTCAGCCCCGCCAGCGAGGCGCAGGCGCTGGAGCGTGCGCGCCGCCGCTTCGATATCAGGGTGCGTGACGGCAATGTCGTGGCCGGACGCATGTCGGGCGGCAACCAGCAGAAGCTGCTGCTCGCCAAGGTGATGGAAACCGAGCCCGAGATCATCATCATCGACGAGCCCACCCGCGGCATCGATGTCGGCACCAAACAGCAGATCTATCATTTCATCTCGGCGCTGGCGCGCGACGGCCGTTCCATCATCGTCGTCTCCTCGGAAATGCCCGAGGTCATCGGCCTTTGCACCCGCGTTGCGGTGATGCGGGAAGGGCGGATCGTCGGCATGCTGGAAGGCGATGAAATCTCCGAACAGGAGATCATGCGCTATGCGGCCGGATTGAAGAAAAAGGCCGCAGCCTGAACTTTTGATGCGCAAGCGGCGCGCTGAAATACAAACCCCAGGGATAATGGGACGGGAGGTTGGAGTGGACACGAGCGTGAATGAGGAAACCCGGGACGTGCGGCGCCGGAACTGGCGGGATATTGACCTTCGGGCCGTCGCGCCCTTTGCCGCCTTGATCTTGCTTCTCATCCTCGGCGCGCTCGTCAATCCGAATTTCATCGGGTTGAACAACCTCGCCAATGTCGCGACCCGCAGCGCCTTCATCGCCATCATCGCGATCGGCGCCACTTTTGTCATTTCATCCGGCGATCTTGATCTGTCGGTCGGGGCCATGGTCGCCTTCGTCGCCAGCCTGATGATCCTGTTCATGAATTCCGGCGTTATCGCCGACCCGGCCCTGATGCTGACGGCAGCCGTGCTCTTTGCCGTCGTTGCCGGATCGCTCTGCGGCCTTGCCAATGGGTTGATTACAACGGTCGGACGCATCGAGCCGTTTATCGCGACGCTCGGCACGATGGGTATCTATCGCGGCCTCACCACCTGGCTGTCGCAGGGCGGGGCGATCACGCTGAAGGACCCGGCGCTGCAGGAGATCTACCGGCCCGCCTATTTCGGCTCCATTCTGGGTGTGCCGGTGCCGATCGCGGTGATCCTGGCGGTGACCTGTGTTGCGGCGTTCATTCTCTACCGCACCCGCTACGGCCGCCATGTGGTTGCCGTCGGCTCGAACGCCGATGTGGCCCGCTATTCCGGCATTCCGGTCAACCGGGTTCGCACCATCGCCTTCGTGATCCAGGGGCTTTGCGTGGCGATTGCGGTCCTGCTCTATGTGCCGCGCCTCGGCTCGACCTCGGCCACGACAGGCATTCTGTGGGAACTCCAGGCCATCACGGCCGTCGTCGTCGGCGGTACCGCGCTAAAGGGCGGCGCCGGTCGGGTCTGGGGCACGATCTGCGGTGCCTTCATCCTGGAACTGGTCGGCAATATCATGCTGCTGTCCAATTTCATCAGCGAATATCTGATCGGCGCCATCCAGGGCACGATCATCATTGTTGCGATGCTCGTCCAGCGCTCGCTGGTTCGGAAATCGTAAACTGCCGGGTTCAGGGGGTCGCCCGGTCTCAAAGACTGCAAGACCCGCATCACTAGGGAGAGAGAAACATGCGTAAGGGATTATTGGGCGCTGCAGCCGTCGCCGTGATGGCGCTGACCGGCGTGGCCCATGCACAGGAAGAAAAGAAGGTCACGATCGGCGTTTCGATCCCGGCCGCCGACCATGGCTGGACCTCCGGCGTGGTGTTCCATGCCGAGCGTGTCGCCAAGCTTCTGATGGCAAGCCATCCGGGCCTCAACGTCATCGTCAAGACCTCGCCGGATCCGGCAAGCCAGGCCAATGCCGTTCAGGACCTTGAAACCCAGGGTATCGACGCGCTGGTCATCCTGCCATCCGATCCGGATCCGCTGGTCAACGCCATCAAGGAAGTCAAGAGCAAGGGCACGTTCGTCGCCATCGTCGACCGCGCACCGTCGGTCAACGACAACACTGTGCGCGACCTCTATGTGGCCGGCAACAATCCGGCGCTTGGCCAGACGGCCGGCGAATATATCAAGGCAACGACCCCGGACGCTGAAGTCGTCATCATCCGCGGCCTGCCGATCCCGATCGACCAGCAGCGCCAGGACGGCTTCGACAAGGGTATCGAAGGCTCCAATGTCAAGGTTCTCGACCGCCAGTTCGGCAACTGGAACCGCGACGATGCCTTCAAGGTCATGCAGGACTACCTGACAAAGTACCCGAAGATCGACGTCGTATGGTGCCAGGACGACGACATGGCTGTCGGCGTACTGCAGGCCATCGATCAGGCCAAGCGCACCGACATCCAGTATGTCGTGGCCGGTGCCGGTTCCAAGGACATGATCAAGAAGGTCATGGACGGCGACAAGATGATCCCGGTCGATGTGCTCTATCCGCCGGCAATGGTTGGTACCGCACTCGAAATGACCGTTGCGAATTTCTACGGTCAGGTTCCGGTTCGCGGCGTCTACACGATCGATGCGACGCTCGTGACCAAGGACAATGCCAAGGACTTCTACTTCCCCGATTCACCATTCTGATCGGTTCTGCAAGCTGCCGGGCGCCCGCGAAAACGGGCGCCCATTTTTATGGGATCAGGCTGCGCAATTCTTTGGTTTCAGTTCTGTGGTTTCAGTTTTGCGGCACGTACCTCTTGCCGCCATGCGGCGTCCGTGATTAGGTTCCGGCGCACTGGAATTGCGGCTGTCCCACCAGTTGGCCGTTATCGGCAAGAGGCGTCTTGCCCTCGATGAACGGCGTGTTGACACACTTCGAAAACGTTTACGGTCGATAATCAGGGAGGAATCTGACATGAAGACCATCAAGGGCCCCGCGCTCTTCCTCGGACAATTCGCCGGCGATGCCGCTCCCTTCAATTCATGGGATTCGATCACCAAATGGGCTGCCGATTGCGGCTATATCGGCGTGCAGGTTCCGACCTGGGCGAGCCAGCTGATCGACCTGAAAAAGGCAGCCACCTCCAAAGATTATTGCGACGAATTTGCCGGCAAGGCGCGCGAGAACGGTATCGAGGTGACCGAGCTTTCGACCCATCTTCAGGGTCAGCTGGTTGCGGTCAATCCGGTCTATGACGAAGCCTTCGATGGTTTTGCCGCACCCGAAGTGCGCGGCAATCCGAAGGCGCGGCAGGAATGGGCGGTCGAGCAGGTCAAGTTGGCGCTGACGGCGTCGAAGCATCTCGGCATCAAGGCGCATGCGACCTTTTCCGGCGCGCTGGCCTGGCCGTTCATGTATCCATGGCCGCAGCGTCCGGCCGGGCTGGTGGAAACCGCTTTTGACGAACTGGCCCGCCGCTGGAAACCGATCCTTGACCATGCCGAAGATTGCGGCGTTGATATCGCCTATGAGATCCATCCGGGCGAAGACCTGCATGATGGCGTCACCTTCGAGATGTTCCTCGAGCGTGTCGGCAACCATCCGCGCGCCAACATGCTCTACGATCCCTCGCATTACATTCTTCAGTGCCTGGATTATCTCGACAATATCGACATCTATCACGAGCGCATCAAGATGTTCCACGTCAAGGATGCCGAGTTCAATCCGACCGGGCGCCAGGGCGTCTATGGCGGTTACCAAGGCTGGGTCAACCGGGCCGGGCGCTTCCGCTCGCCGGGCGATGGCCAGGTCGATTTCGGCGCGGTGTTCTCGAAACTGACGGCGAATGATTTCGACGGCTGGGCCGTGGTCGAATGGGAATGCGCGCTGAAACATCCGGAAGACGGCGCGCGCGAAGGTGCGGAATTCGTCAAGCACCACATCATCCGCGTCACCGAAAAAGCCTTCGACGATTTCGCCGACAGCGGCACGGACGATGCGGCCAACCGGCGGATGCTGGGGCTTTGATTTTCTACCCTCCCCTTGAGGGGGAGGGTCGGCGCGCAGCGCCGGGGTGGGGTGATTTCCGCGAGATCCAAAGCGTCACCCCCACCCGCAGCTTCGCTGCGACCTCCCCCCTCAAGGGGGAGGTGGACGTCTCCGCAAACTTAAAGATTCAAGGGAGAACATCATGGCAATCGAAGGAACCACTGAGGTTCGCGAAAAGGAGATCCGTCTCGGCATGGTCGGCGGCGGTTCGGGTGCGTTTATCGGCGCTGTTCACCGCATGGCCGCGCGGCTGGATGATCAGTTCGAACTGGTGGCCGGCGCCCTGTCATCGACGCCGGACAAGGCGAAAGCCTCAGGTGCCGAACTCGGTCTTGATCCGCAGCGCAGCTATTCCGACTTCAAGGAAATGGCGATCCGCGAGGCCAAGCTGAAAAACGGCATCGAGGCGGTGGCCATCGTCACGCCGAACCATGTGCATTACGAGGCGGCCCGCGAGTTCTTGAAGCGCGGTATCCATGTGATCTGCGACAAGCCTTTGACCTCGACGCTGTCGGACGCAAGGAAGCTGAAGAAGCTGGCCGACGAGAGCGATGCGCTGTTTGTGCTGACGCATAATTACACCGGCTATCCGATGGTCCGCCAGGCCCGTGAGATGATCGAGAATGGTGATATTGGCGCCGTCCGCCTCGTGCAGATGGAATATCCGCAGGATTGGCTGACGGAGAATATTGAACAATCCGGCCAGAAACAGGCCGCATGGCGCACCGATCCGGCAAAGTCCGGTGCGGGTGGTTCCACCGGCGATATCGGCACACATGCCTATAATCTCGGAGCCTTCGTTTCCGGTCTCGAACTGGAAGAGCTTGCTGCCGATCTCGACAGTTTCGTCGAAGGCCGGGCTTTGGACGACAATGCCCATGTGATGATGCGCTTCAAGGCAAAGAACGGCCAGCGGGCCAAGGGCATGCTCTGGTGCAGCCAGGTTGCGCCCGGCCACGAGAACGGCCTGATGGTCCGCGTCTATGGCACCAAGGGTGGCCTCGAATGGACGCAGAAGGACCCGAACTATCTCTGGTACACGCCGTTCGGCGAACCCAAGCGCCTGATCACCCGCAACGGCGCCGGCTCCGGCCCTGCCGCCGCCCGCGTCTCCCGCATCCCGTCAGGCCATCCGGAAGGCTATCTCGAAGGTTTTGCCAATATCTACACGGAGGCCGCCCGCGCCATCTTTGCCAAGCGTAAAGGCGAGGCCGTCGATCCGGCCGTCACCTATCCGACAATCGATGACGGCATGAAGGGTATGGTGTTCGTCGATGCCTGCGTGCAGTCGTCGAAGCGGAATGGCGCCTGGATCAAGGTTTAGGCGTCTTCGCGGTCTTTATCCGGTTTGCGCATGCTGCTATGCTAACTGTTATTGTCTTGTGCCAGCGGACACACAGGAACTAGCATGGCGAGCAGCGCAAATCTCGGGCAACATCTGGAAGACTATGTGACCGATCTGGTGAAAAACGGGCGCTACAATTCGCGCAGCGAGGTGCTGCGGGAAGGCGTCCGTCTGATCGAGGATCGCGAGAAAAGACTGGCGGCACTCGACCAGTCGATCGCTCAAGGGCTTGCCGATGTGAAAGCTGGCCGGGTGAAACCCGCCAAGGATGTGCTTGAGCGCCTGCTGGCCAAATATGAGGGCGAGGCGAAAGACAGCGATTCGTGATCGTCGTTTTCACCGCCGCTGCCGAGGCGGACCTTGAGCAAATCGCCGATTATATTTCTTACGGCAATCCGCGCCGGGCCGCAACCTTTGTTCGGGAGCTGATTGATCGTTGCGAACGGCTGGCGCAATCTCCCCAGGCGTTTCCTCTCGTGCCGCGTTATGCTGAGGCAGGTGTCAGACGGCGTCCCTATCGGGGCTACCTGATTTTTTACTCAGTCAATGAGGACAGGGTAGACGTCCTGCACATTCTGAACGGTGTTCAGGATTATGAAGCCATTCTTTTTCCCAAAGCCTGAATACCCCATCCTTGCCGGGGGGGCGAACCTGCAACCCTTAACCGGGTTCGAGGTTGACTTTTTCGCAAACGGTTTTTACTGCAACGTTGCAGTTAATGGTGCCTACGCGGAGCATTTCATGATCGATCCCAAAGCCCTGGCAGATCGCTTTCCCGGCGATTTCATTTTCGGCGTTGCGACCGCCTCCTTCCAGATCGAAGGTGCGACCAAGGCCGACGGCCGCAAGCCGTCGATCTGGGATGCGTTTTCCAACATGCCGGGCCGGGTCTATCACGGCCATAATGGCGATATCGCCTGCGATCATTATAACCGGCTGGACGAAGACCTCGATCTGATCAAGAACCTCGGTGTCGAGGCCTATCGTTTCTCGATCGCCTGGCCGCGCATCATCCCGGAGGGCACCGGGCCGGTCAACGAAAAGGGGCTGGATTTCTACGACCGTCTCGTCGATGGGCTGAAAGCCCGTGGCATCAAGGCCTTTGCCACGCTCTACCATTGGGACCTGCCTTTGGCGCTGATGGGCGATGGAGGCTGGACAGCGCGCACGACCGCCTATGCCTACCAGCGTTATGCAAAGACCGTCATTGAACGGCTGGGCGACCGGCTGGATGCGGTGGCGACCTTCAACGAGCCGTGGTGCTCGGTCTGGCTCAGCCATCTCTACGGAATCCACGCGCCTGGCGAGCGCAACATGGATGCGGCACTGCATGCGCTGCATTTTACCAATCTCGCCCACGGCCTTGGCGTTTCCACCATTCGCGACCTGAAGCCGGACCTGCCGGTCGGCATCGTCATCAACCCGATGCAGGTCTATCCCTGCAGCGACAGCGCTGAGGACAAGGCGGCTGCCGAGCGCGCCTTCGATTTCCACAATGGCGTATTCTTCAGGCCGATCTTCAAAGGTGCATATCCTGAAAGCTTTCTCTCGGCGCTCGGTGAGCGCATGCCCGCCATCGAGGATGGCGACATGGCGACGATCAGCCAGAAGACCGACTGGTGGGGCGTCAACTATTATACGCCGATGCGCGTGTCCGATGATCCGGATGCGAGCGCCGAATTTCCGGCAACGGTCAGTGCCAGGCCGGTCAGCGACATCAAGACCGATATCGGCTGGGAGACCTTTCCGCAGGCGCTCGGTGATCTCATCCGCACGGTCAACGACCGCTACACTTTGCCGGACTGCTACATCACCGAAAATGGTGCCGCCTACAATATGTGCGTCGAAAACGGCGTGGTCGATGACCAGCCGCGCCTCGACTACATCGCCGCTCATCTGGCCGTCACGGCCGATCTGATCAAGGAAGGCTATCCGATGAAGGGTTACTTCGCCTGGAGCCTGATGGACAATTTCGAATGGGCGGAGGGCTACAAGATGCGCTTCGGCATTGTTCATGTCGATTACGACAGCCAGGTGCGCACCATCAAGAAAAGCGGTCACTGGTACAAGGAACTGGCCGGGCAGTTTCCGAAGGGCAACCATAAGGCCGGGTGACGGCCTTCACATGGGGCGCCATAACTTCCGGCCCTGCGCCTATTCAGCTTCCCAGATGCCGCTCGCCGCGCTTCTTTGCCAGGTCCATCTGGCGCTGCCGCTGGCGGTAGCGCTGGCGGTCTTCTTCCGTGCGGCTGTCATAGCAGTGGATGCAGGTGACGCCATGCTCGTGATGGGGTGACAGAAGGTCCTGTGGCGTCAGCGGCTGGCGGCAGGCGTGGCAGAGCGTGTGCTCGCCTTCCTTCAGGCCATGCGTGACCGAGACGCGGTCGTCGAAGACGAAGCAGGCGCCGTCCCAGAGGCTTTCTTCTTCCGGCATGTCCTCGAGATATTTCAGGATGCCGCCCTTCAGGTGGTAGACCTCGTCAAAGCCTTGCTCCTTCATGAAGGCGGTCGCCTTCTCGCAGCGGATGCCGCCGGTGCAATACATGGCGATCTTCGGCTTGGCGGCCAGATCGGCATTGTTC comes from the Pararhizobium qamdonense genome and includes:
- a CDS encoding type II toxin-antitoxin system RelE/ParE family toxin; the encoded protein is MIVVFTAAAEADLEQIADYISYGNPRRAATFVRELIDRCERLAQSPQAFPLVPRYAEAGVRRRPYRGYLIFYSVNEDRVDVLHILNGVQDYEAILFPKA
- a CDS encoding GH1 family beta-glucosidase, which gives rise to MIDPKALADRFPGDFIFGVATASFQIEGATKADGRKPSIWDAFSNMPGRVYHGHNGDIACDHYNRLDEDLDLIKNLGVEAYRFSIAWPRIIPEGTGPVNEKGLDFYDRLVDGLKARGIKAFATLYHWDLPLALMGDGGWTARTTAYAYQRYAKTVIERLGDRLDAVATFNEPWCSVWLSHLYGIHAPGERNMDAALHALHFTNLAHGLGVSTIRDLKPDLPVGIVINPMQVYPCSDSAEDKAAAERAFDFHNGVFFRPIFKGAYPESFLSALGERMPAIEDGDMATISQKTDWWGVNYYTPMRVSDDPDASAEFPATVSARPVSDIKTDIGWETFPQALGDLIRTVNDRYTLPDCYITENGAAYNMCVENGVVDDQPRLDYIAAHLAVTADLIKEGYPMKGYFAWSLMDNFEWAEGYKMRFGIVHVDYDSQVRTIKKSGHWYKELAGQFPKGNHKAG